In Streptococcus oralis, a single window of DNA contains:
- a CDS encoding DUF7601 domain-containing protein, with protein sequence MIIYEKRNLKIKGIIMKKTFLKKLVTASIAAVTALSVFRGVPTFADESSDATAMSNGETNAQVSINKVLNIAEGITTPLANFTFTFTPKNGNSNNGVPYETINASNGQIADKTINYSERDVLQPNQTSIKKETGNIFANVTYTHAGEYVYTVAEKQNDGWRAIQRGDDAIDSMTYDNRSYEMHVIVKNKSTSGVYISSVYFKQETTGATAKVKPSEKGPTYKYDLFTNIYRKNAGKITDPNHPHPNNPHLAKFNPKVDSLVIKKVVSGGTADKSKDFTFKLTFKKASTEDRTSIVGKIGNVSKTFEYGKETIITLHHDQSLVFDTIPAGTRYKLVETGSQGYTASAAYWENGVSKTQAGRISADLTQDSILVGEKRNENTITNSVQDVTPTGLLIDNLPFILMIGLGLAGFVVLSKKRRQA encoded by the coding sequence ATGATAATTTATGAAAAAAGAAATTTAAAAATAAAAGGAATAATCATGAAAAAAACATTTTTGAAAAAATTAGTTACTGCAAGCATTGCAGCTGTAACCGCCTTGTCGGTCTTTAGAGGAGTGCCAACATTTGCGGATGAAAGCTCTGATGCAACCGCAATGTCCAATGGAGAAACAAATGCACAAGTATCCATTAACAAGGTGTTGAATATTGCAGAAGGAATCACTACACCACTAGCTAACTTTACCTTTACTTTCACTCCGAAAAACGGTAACTCGAATAACGGAGTACCATATGAAACAATCAATGCTTCAAACGGTCAAATAGCAGATAAAACAATTAATTATTCTGAAAGAGATGTTTTGCAACCAAATCAAACTAGTATTAAGAAAGAAACTGGAAATATTTTTGCAAACGTGACTTACACACACGCTGGAGAATATGTCTATACTGTAGCTGAAAAACAAAATGACGGTTGGAGAGCAATTCAAAGAGGTGATGATGCAATTGACTCAATGACATATGATAATCGTAGCTATGAAATGCATGTTATTGTAAAAAATAAATCAACGAGTGGTGTCTATATCTCATCTGTGTACTTTAAACAAGAAACAACAGGGGCCACAGCTAAAGTGAAACCATCTGAAAAAGGGCCTACTTACAAATATGATTTGTTCACAAATATCTATCGTAAAAATGCTGGTAAGATAACAGATCCAAATCACCCCCATCCTAATAATCCGCACCTTGCGAAGTTTAATCCTAAAGTTGACTCATTAGTAATTAAAAAAGTTGTTTCAGGAGGAACTGCAGATAAATCGAAAGATTTCACTTTCAAGCTTACTTTCAAAAAAGCATCTACTGAAGATAGAACATCTATTGTAGGAAAAATCGGGAATGTTTCTAAAACTTTCGAATACGGAAAAGAAACAATAATTACACTACACCATGATCAATCCTTAGTATTTGATACAATCCCAGCAGGTACTCGTTATAAATTGGTTGAAACAGGATCTCAGGGCTATACAGCTTCAGCTGCTTATTGGGAAAATGGAGTATCTAAAACTCAAGCAGGCAGAATTTCAGCTGATTTGACTCAAGATAGTATTTTAGTTGGCGAAAAACGAAATGAAAACACAATCACCAATAGCGTTCAAGACGTTACCCCTACTGGTCTCTTGATTGACAACCTTCCTTTCATCTTGATGATTGGTCTTGGTTTGGCTGGATTTGTTGTTTTGTCTAAAAAACGCAGACAAGCTTAA
- the srtB gene encoding class B sortase codes for MKIKREKPKRSLSRRLVLAVDALMNHILLLLAALVFLFGFYALWDANQVYSQASSSEYEAYRPVSTTEKDELASFSGFHKLQQVNPEVLGWINVYGTNIDYPLVQAKDNEKYLNKDSKGEFAATGAIFLEARNESKFEDFNTIIYGHHVENGVMFGDVAKFSDKEFFDQHRYGSIYYNGVEKGLEIFEMLELDAYDFNIYDPGINGDDRRQEYIDHLLSVAIHKRDITLGPNDHIILLSTCFLDVTNGRHIVVAKITDTVPKNTFHTKKSKPFPYSVFDDSSLGRFLSSIPLWIWYIILFILLLLLIFLLIILYLILRRRREAKEEGEDTITD; via the coding sequence ATGAAAATTAAGCGTGAGAAACCAAAAAGGAGTCTGTCTAGGCGTCTGGTACTTGCTGTAGATGCATTGATGAATCATATCTTGCTCCTCTTGGCAGCCTTAGTCTTTCTCTTTGGTTTCTACGCCCTTTGGGATGCCAATCAGGTTTATTCTCAGGCTTCATCAAGTGAGTATGAGGCCTATAGACCAGTGAGTACTACTGAGAAGGATGAGCTTGCTAGTTTTTCTGGCTTCCACAAGCTACAGCAAGTCAATCCAGAGGTTCTCGGTTGGATCAATGTCTACGGCACCAATATCGACTATCCCTTAGTTCAAGCCAAAGACAATGAAAAATACCTGAACAAGGACTCAAAAGGAGAGTTTGCAGCTACGGGAGCTATTTTCCTTGAGGCTCGAAATGAATCCAAGTTCGAAGACTTTAATACCATCATCTACGGACACCATGTAGAAAATGGGGTTATGTTTGGAGATGTAGCAAAGTTTTCTGATAAGGAATTTTTTGACCAGCATCGCTACGGTAGTATTTACTATAATGGCGTAGAAAAAGGTCTTGAGATCTTTGAGATGCTCGAGTTGGACGCCTATGACTTTAACATCTACGATCCAGGTATTAATGGGGATGATCGGCGCCAAGAATATATCGATCACTTACTCTCGGTTGCCATTCACAAACGAGACATTACACTGGGGCCAAATGACCATATCATCCTTCTCAGTACCTGTTTCCTAGACGTAACAAATGGGAGACATATCGTAGTTGCCAAGATTACGGATACGGTTCCAAAGAACACCTTCCATACGAAAAAATCAAAACCATTCCCTTACAGTGTCTTTGATGATTCGTCGCTCGGACGATTTCTCTCATCGATACCTTTGTGGATATGGTATATCATCTTATTTATCTTGCTCTTGCTATTGATCTTCTTGCTCATCATCCTCTACTTGATCTTGCGTCGTAGAAGAGAAGCAAAGGAAGAAGGGGAAGATACCATTACTGACTAA